The Montipora foliosa isolate CH-2021 chromosome 1, ASM3666993v2, whole genome shotgun sequence genome has a window encoding:
- the LOC137995184 gene encoding p53 and DNA damage-regulated protein 1-like isoform X2, with protein MEEGKLASISLQKFTELEELAEEIMGDKHQIVELDKRRNTNREAIRVLTKMDAKFAKKSWVCIGNIFVKLPNSHAHEMLQQDQKNLDGEISNLREDLKPKVSKLHELEGLPEVKGFDLTSLTREDLQNLQILKT; from the exons ATGGAGGAAGGCAAGCTCGCTTcaatttctttacaaaaattcaCAGAATTAGAGGAACTTGCGGAAGAAATTATGGGAGATAAACATCAG ATTGTTGAGCTTGATAAGAGAAGGAATACAAACAGAGAAGCTATACGAGTACTCACGAAAATGGATGCAAAATTTG CCAAAAAGTCTTGGGTTTGTATTGGAAACATTTTTGTCAAGCTTCCAAACAGCCATGCCCATGAAATGTTACAACAAG ATCAAAAGAACTTGGATGGGGAAATAAGCAACCTTCGGGAGGATCTTAAGCCAAAGGTGTCCAAACTTCATGAGCTGGAAG GGCTGCCTGAGGTGAAAGGATTTGACTTGACTTCACTGACACGAGAAGATCTGCAGAATCTACAAAT ATTGAAAACTTGA